A window of Geitlerinema sp. PCC 9228 genomic DNA:
GGTTGGCAATACCTGTGGCTAATTCCCCCACACCCGACCCGATTGCGTCGTAACAATCGTTGTTTTTCAGAAATGGTATTAGGCTAACGGCACTGCCTTCCCCCTGGTAGAGCTGTATAACCGTTAGCGACAGGGGGACAAACACCAAAAGTACTTGTCGGTGCCACGACCCTAAAAACGTAGCCTCAAAGGGCGAAGGGCTGGTAGCTACCTGAAGCTGGAGGCAGGAAGCCCCCGTGCTTCAGCCGGGGGTGCTGACCTGAGGGTAGTTTGCTAGCTGCAGTCTTCTTCGGTCTTTTCTGTTTAAAGACCCTCTGTGGTTTGTACGCATTGGATGGCGATCTTTGTATATCAGATTTGGGATCGTTGCATTTTTTCTATCTCAATCTGCCATGCTCCCACACCCGGTGCGCCTAACGAACTTCCCGATTTAACTCAATAGTAATCCGACCGCCGAAGTCGGGAATTGGTGGGGCGAGTTTGGTAACGCGAACGTTGGCTTGTTGGACCTGAGGGGATTCCAAAACTGCATCAGCGATCGCGCCAGCTAGGCGTTCGATCAGGGAGAACTTTGCACCTTGGACCAGTTCTTTCACCCGAGCAATGGTCTGGCGGTAGTCGAGGGTATCTTCAATGCGATCGCTTTGGCTGCAGGTGCCTAAATCCACCCCCAGCCGTAAATTCACCTCAAACCATTGTCCCAAAACCTGCTCTTGGGGCAAAAATCCCGTGTACCCGTAACAGCGAATTTGGTTAATTTCGATAAAATCCATTTCCC
This region includes:
- the folB gene encoding dihydroneopterin aldolase, producing MDFIEINQIRCYGYTGFLPQEQVLGQWFEVNLRLGVDLGTCSQSDRIEDTLDYRQTIARVKELVQGAKFSLIERLAGAIADAVLESPQVQQANVRVTKLAPPIPDFGGRITIELNREVR